The genome window TCCTGCAACGTTTGACTGTGTGATATAGTCGTCTTCGTTTTCATATGATTTTGAAAAGTCAAGATAGTTTTTTGCAGTGTCATCCCCAGACACACACAGTGCGAAAAGATCGTTTTGTAGCGCCCACCTGTCCACATGCGAGATGGATTTTTGCAAAACCGATCCCTTTAGATCATCGAGAAGATCAGGCGAGTACTTGACCCTGTAAAATCCGTGTCTTCCGGAATTTATCATAACATCTGAGGGGCCAACTGGGATGACATCACATTGTTTTGTCACAAGCTTGTTTCTTGTTGTCCTGTCTTGTGTGACAGACACGGGAATGTGCCAGAGTCCTTTTTCTTTTCCCCTTTGCTCTAGGACAAATCGCTTTTGCGCCAAAACGAGTTTGGAGTTTTGCCGCTTTACATCAACCATCGGGAATCCGACCTGCTTTATCCAGGAATTTATCATGGTTCTGACAGGCATCCTTGCAGCCGTGCCTATCTCGTTCCACAAGTCATCACCCTTTGCGTTCTGGTACGAAAACTTCTTCAGGTACGCCCTCAGGCCTGCGCGGAAGTTTTTTTCTGTGACAAAGCCCTCAAGCATCCTCAGGACACATCCACCCTTGTCATAAGATATCGCGTCAAAGATTTCGCGGATTTCAGAAGGCTTGTTTACCTTGACATCTATTGGATGCGATGAATGCAGCGAGTCAAGCCCCATTGCGACATTCATCGTGTCCTCTAGGAACTGGTCCCAAAGCTTCCACGACGGATAGAACTTGTCGACAAACTTTGTTGCCATAAATGTCGCAAATGATTCGTTTAGCCACAGGTCGTTCCACCATTCCATGGTGACAAGATTGCCAAACCACTGGTGTGCCACTTCGTGTGAGACCACCTCTGCGATGTATTGCTTTGTTTGCGTTGATGACGTCTTTGGGTCATACAGCAGTATGGTCTCGCGAAACGTGATTGCCCCCCAGTTCTCCATTGCTCCAGACGCAAAGTCTGGCACTGCAATCAAGTCAAGCTTTGGGAGTGGATATTTGATTCCAAAATAATTTTCATACGAGGTGACAAGTTTTTTGCACAGGTCCAGTGCAAACTTTCCTTTTTTGCTGTTGCCCTTTGTTGTGACTATCCTATATTGGACCTTGCCCTGCTTGCTTGAGAGGTATTCAAATTCTCCCACCCCTAGATACAGGAGGTATGTGGACATGATTGGTGTTTTTGCAAATGTATAGACTGTTTTTTTGCCCAAGGTTTTCTTTGATACGATATTCATGTTGGATACTGCGGTGTGGTTTTTTTCTGTGACCAGTGTTATCCCAAATGTTGCCTTTGCCGCAGGCTCATCCCAGCAAGGAAACGCGCGTCGCGCGTCTGCTGCCTCAAACTGGGTCGTGGCCAGATACTTGGTGTTTCCGCTTTTGTCCTTGTACTGGCTTCGATAAAAGCCGACAAGCCTGTCATTTAGGATTCCAGTGTAATCGATAAAGATTCTTGCAGCACCTGAGATTTTCTTAGGAATTAGAACTGTGAGGGACTCATTTTTTTCATCCAGCCTTGTTTTTGCGCTGAATTTTTGGCTGTTTGACATTACATGACAGGATTTTATTTTGAGCTCCGCTGAATCAAGCAAAAATGTATTTGTCGGTTTTGATATTTTGACGTCGATTATTTCTTTTCCAGAAAACGTAAAGTCATCAAGATTTGGCTCAAATGTCAGGTCATAGTGTACTGGCGATACCTGCATGAGTTTGGTAAATTGACTGCCTTTATGTATATTTAGGATTGATTTTTTTCCGAGAACAGGATCAGTTTTAATTAGTATGATCTGAAAATTACATATCACATGCTAAAAATCGAGGCAGTAATCAGAAGTACCAAACTGCAGCAAGTAAAAAACGAGCTGGAGCAGATTGGAATTACGGCGTTTTCCACCTTTAAAGTGGAAATGTCAGGACTGTCTCACGGGCAGACATCTGGCGGAAGGCCAGGAACTTTCAAGACAAGTGCGCTAATCCCCAAGACGAAAATAGAAATAATTTGCAGGGACAAGGACAAAGACGCCATAACTGAGGCAATATCCAAAGGAGCAAGAACAGGCCAAGTCGGAGACGGCATAGTCTATGTGTATCCTCTAGCGCATCTAATCAAAATAAAAAACGGCAAGACAAACGAGCAAGCAGTATAAAGTTTTAAAATACACACCTACGTTAACCAATCAATGAAGCAGAAACTAGCGCCAAGGAGAATCAAGATTTTAGTTGCCAAGCTAGGCCTTGACGGGCACGACAGAGGCGCGCTAGTCCTGTGTAGGGCGTTTAGAGATGCAGGAATGGAGGTCATTTATTCTGGTCTTTTTGCCACACCTGAACGCGTTGCGCAGATTGCAGAGGATGAAGACGTTGACGCAGTGGCCCTAAGCCTTCTAAACGGTGCTCACAATACGCTGTTCCCAAGGGTTGTCAAGGAATTGCACAAAAAGGGAATCAATGACGTGCTCGTATTAGGCGGAGGGGTGATCCCAGAAGAGGACAGACAGGGACTGGAAAAATCAGGAGTCTCAGGAGTGTTTGGTCCTGGAACGCCACTAGCTACAATAATTGATCACATCAATGCAGGCGTTGCAAAACTAAGAAAGCTGTGATTATTCTTTAGAGTCAGGCCACATCATTTGTCGCATTTTTTTGCCGACTTGTTCTATCTGGTGCGAGTCCAGTTGTTTCATGTATCTGTCAAATGCATTCTTGCCGTTCTTGTGGTATTCTGAAATCCATTCCTCGTTGAATGTTCCGTCCTGAATCATGTCTAGGACTTTTTTCATCTTTGCTTTGACGTCTTTGTCCATGACCATCGGGCCTCTTGTCAGTCCTCCATATCTTGCAGTCTCGCTGACACGTCTCCACATGCCGTTGATTCCGTATCGCTGGATCATATCTACAATTAGTTTTAGTTCGTGCAGTACCTCAAAGTATGCGATTTCTGGCTGGTATCCTGCCTCCACTAGCGTCTCAAATGCGTTTGTAACCATTGATGCGCATCCTCCGCAGAGATCAGCTTGCTCTCCAAACCAGTCAGTCTCCACTTCTTCTTTGAATGTCGTCTGGATTAGTCCAGCTCTTGCAGAGCCGATTCCTTTTGCCAATCCGAGGGTTCTGTTCCATGCGGAGCCTGTTTTGTCCTGGTACACTGCGACAATTGCAGGAGTTCCAAATCCATCAAGATATGTTTCTCGAACCTTTGAGCCTGGGCCCTTTGGTGCAACCATGATGATGTCCACGTTATCTGGTGCCTTTATCCACTCCCAGTGGATTGCAGCTGCGTGTGAAAACGATAATGCCTTTCCTGCCGAAAGGTTTGGTTCAATCTCATCCCGGTAAACTTTGGCTTGAATCATGTCAGGAATCAGGACGTGAACGATGTCTGCTTTTTTGGTAGCCTCTGCAACGGACATTACTTGATGGCCGTCATTTTTGGCCTTGTTCCAAGTTGGACTGCCTTCCTTTAGTCCGACTATTACTTTTAATCCAGAGTCTTTGAGGTTATTTGCCTGGGCATCGCCTTGAATGCCGTAGCCTATTACTGCAATTGTTTGATTTTTTATAGGATCTAAATTGATATCTGAATCCTTCCATGTTTTTGCCATATCTAGACCTAAAAACACTCGAAATAAAAACTAAATCAAATGGAAATAACCTTGTTGCATCCAAGGCATCTTACCTGCACGTCTTCTCCGCCTAGTCGTTCAAACTTTTTTGAGCCGCATTTTGGGCAAATAGGACACGCTCTGAGGCCCTTCATGAAAAAGAATAGGAGGACTGATAAATATAGGATCTTGTCTGCATATTTTTGCACAAACTGTCGTTGAGGTTTTTTGATTAATTTATCAGGCTTTGCCTTTGTAAGCTTGACAGAGCTATCCAATTTTTTGCCAGAGTCATCTGTTGTGCCATATGGTTTTTTGTCAGTCTTGGAAACTGATGGTAGCGGTTTTTGACTGAACAGATTGCTGCCTTGTTTCCTTTGATTTTTGGTCTGTTTTTTCGTCTGCGAATGCAGCACTTGAAACCACGCTAAATAACAGCACAAAAATTGCAAAACTTGCCAAAACCTTTGTGTACAATTAGTGAAACTCTTTTCCGGCAAATAAAAAGAGTTTCAGAT of Candidatus Nitrosotenuis sp. DW1 contains these proteins:
- the ilvC gene encoding ketol-acid reductoisomerase is translated as MAKTWKDSDINLDPIKNQTIAVIGYGIQGDAQANNLKDSGLKVIVGLKEGSPTWNKAKNDGHQVMSVAEATKKADIVHVLIPDMIQAKVYRDEIEPNLSAGKALSFSHAAAIHWEWIKAPDNVDIIMVAPKGPGSKVRETYLDGFGTPAIVAVYQDKTGSAWNRTLGLAKGIGSARAGLIQTTFKEEVETDWFGEQADLCGGCASMVTNAFETLVEAGYQPEIAYFEVLHELKLIVDMIQRYGINGMWRRVSETARYGGLTRGPMVMDKDVKAKMKKVLDMIQDGTFNEEWISEYHKNGKNAFDRYMKQLDSHQIEQVGKKMRQMMWPDSKE
- a CDS encoding P-II family nitrogen regulator, which encodes MLKIEAVIRSTKLQQVKNELEQIGITAFSTFKVEMSGLSHGQTSGGRPGTFKTSALIPKTKIEIICRDKDKDAITEAISKGARTGQVGDGIVYVYPLAHLIKIKNGKTNEQAV
- a CDS encoding M1 family metallopeptidase, coding for MQVSPVHYDLTFEPNLDDFTFSGKEIIDVKISKPTNTFLLDSAELKIKSCHVMSNSQKFSAKTRLDEKNESLTVLIPKKISGAARIFIDYTGILNDRLVGFYRSQYKDKSGNTKYLATTQFEAADARRAFPCWDEPAAKATFGITLVTEKNHTAVSNMNIVSKKTLGKKTVYTFAKTPIMSTYLLYLGVGEFEYLSSKQGKVQYRIVTTKGNSKKGKFALDLCKKLVTSYENYFGIKYPLPKLDLIAVPDFASGAMENWGAITFRETILLYDPKTSSTQTKQYIAEVVSHEVAHQWFGNLVTMEWWNDLWLNESFATFMATKFVDKFYPSWKLWDQFLEDTMNVAMGLDSLHSSHPIDVKVNKPSEIREIFDAISYDKGGCVLRMLEGFVTEKNFRAGLRAYLKKFSYQNAKGDDLWNEIGTAARMPVRTMINSWIKQVGFPMVDVKRQNSKLVLAQKRFVLEQRGKEKGLWHIPVSVTQDRTTRNKLVTKQCDVIPVGPSDVMINSGRHGFYRVKYSPDLLDDLKGSVLQKSISHVDRWALQNDLFALCVSGDDTAKNYLDFSKSYENEDDYITQSNVAGNLYALYNRTIEEQFNYEIKEITHDFLKTVFAKIGWDAKKGEPYTNALLRGFVIGALGKLDDEEIIVEAQKRFAAYLKNPLSLNPDLQDAVFSVVAWSGDSKTYQKMLGLYKKVKTQEEKLRFLGALCNFKDEKLLLRTLNFSQTKDVRSQNMHVPIIRVAGNRYGKKIFWPWLKKNWKSLHKKVGVGSPLLNRIVASISGVADSSMEKEIKQFFKKNPTPGTERTLDQTLERIRIHTNLLQRLRLEFA
- a CDS encoding cobalamin B12-binding domain-containing protein; this translates as MKQKLAPRRIKILVAKLGLDGHDRGALVLCRAFRDAGMEVIYSGLFATPERVAQIAEDEDVDAVALSLLNGAHNTLFPRVVKELHKKGINDVLVLGGGVIPEEDRQGLEKSGVSGVFGPGTPLATIIDHINAGVAKLRKL